TACGAGGCCATACTGTTGTATTAAATACAGTTTGgctttgtcttgctgaaatgtgCAAGGCCTTCCCTAAAATAAAGTTGTTATCCAGATGGGAGCATTGCTCTAAAACCTGCCAATACCTTTCAGCAAAATGTTGCAACCTCACAGTTTAAGCACCATTATTGACAAACCACTACACTCCGTGCTGTGGACAAAAGTACAGATCGTTGTTATTAAGGCGCTGTTCATCAAATGCATCTCTTTTCCTTTTACATTCCATTCCAtcacggtcattctgcagacgctttttttccaaagcaacttacaataagtgtgttccacatcggtaggaaaaagaacttcaggtcacaagaaatcataagtgcatttccttccaaaaccaaacagctaagagcataattagtgctagagtaagtgcgataagttaggtaccgagacaaatgggaagataatttaggaaacaaataagtgcgtaggaagctgggaggaaacaggtgatgtcctcagagggcggatcagggtagtgtttcctgaggAGAAACACTACCTGCTGCTGGCCATGACTGCATCTTGCAGGTTTGCTTCTTTCATGAAAGTTTAGATCCTGATTGTTGACGTGTTTTTAAGAGCCACTAACAGTGGTGCCTTTAAGCAAGGCACAGATTCCCACGGGCTTGGTGTGACCACAGCAGTTTGCTCTGTGTAGAAACCAGTTCTGGCAGATTCTTACAGATAGAACGTGTTTGCAGAGTAAACAGAGCTCGTGGCGGGTTTCTGACTCTGCAATGTGAGCGGGCCTGTTGCCCTCACCGGTTCCCCGGATTGTTCTCTCAGCAGCTGTCACTACATCATCTGCAGGTCACTGaataccagagatgggaccaagtcacacatgtgcaagtctcaagttagtctcaagtcttagctttcaagtctcaagtaattttttcttaggcaggtcaagtcaccttattattgcatttttaccagcagaatctgatcttaataaagtgaaaacacaaagatataagtaactgtcagtaaacatcattggccgatgtgtccaacctgtccaccctgtatcatatcaagctaacgttagctaactaccgactaggctaacaggataatattagctaatttgacgagcacttactggtcagaatggttctttaaatgacgaacaaagttggaagttatgctagatgcttaacactcaagtcattcaagtcatcgtgtctcaagtcaagtgccgagtctttaacttccaagtccgagtcgagtctcaagtcttttattttctgtcaagtcacaagtcatcaaaacagcgactcgagtccccatctctgctgaATACTGTTCACTTGTTTCTTAGATTTGTTCATATCAGCTGTTATCCCAGAGACCGATCAAGGAGTCGAACAACGCAGTCGGTCCACTTTCTTATTTTTCAGCAGTGGAAAACTGTTGTTAAAtcattgttgggtttttttcccaCTGCAAGCAGTTGTGAGCTGGAGCCACTCACAGGACCTCTTTCAGGAGCTGCACCACCCCCACTCAAGCAGTTCATCCAGCCTGCCTCAGAACGTACAGTAAGAACAACCATAACAGTTCTTCAGGGAAATTGCACCatcccaaaaagaaaaagcgcttttgcacaaaactgcttCTCATAGCTATGAAAGAATGGAATGAACTCCCTCAACACATAAAGTCCTGCATAAACATCAAAGATTTCACCAAACAGATTAAAATGCACCTACTATTAAAACAGATGTGCTCCCActgataattgttttttttattttttatttatttatttatttttttaatcaggcttcttaaagacttttttaaggaaaatattaaataaaatattaatcaaaatatataaaattcggaaattaactaattaaaatgattaaaatagacCCACTGGTAATTaggctgtttttttaaaataaagaaaggaaaaaaatgataataattgtACTCCTCACCCCATCCCCCTTCTCATTTAGCACTTCTGCTAAATCCAATGTAAccatcttgttgttcatgaaatgGCAATGATTTATGGTAATGCATGCTGTCCTGTAaataaactcattcattcattcattcattcattcattctttcatcAGCATGCACCATCACTGCAGCAGCAtatccatcacacacacacaatccaaAGCAGCAATGAGGAACTCATTTCTGAGCTTTGTGTTTCAGGTGAGGTCAGTGTTGCCTTCAGTACTCTGCTGTGAATGTTAAGTAGTGCAGCAGAAAAATAAAAGCTCAGGGGGTGTTTTAGCTGCTCTTTTTGCTTATCAACCTACCTTAAAGCCAACTTTCTGTTTTTCCCTGCTTGTCAGCCCGTTGAAAGGACCTATTTTCACCTGATTTGTTCTCTCAGGCATCATCAGTCAGACCCTGACAGCAAACATCCAAACACGTGTGCCCTAATGGCTTGTTTGTCAAGTATCACCATCAGtccagtgatttatttttttattttttcaagctgACTCTATTTACGATATTGATAAAGAGGCGAGTCAAGAAATGCTAAATGGGTAAGGACACAAAGACTCCCCGGCATCGATTCActctgaaagagagaaacacacagGATGACAAATATAAATGACGCGACCGCACAAAGAGAGAGAAGCTGAATGCTGTTCAGGAGTTTGAAATAAACTGATTATTAGCACTTCTGTTGGTCTGTGCATCTTTAAATCAGTCACACGTATATCACAGGGCAACCTGTGATTCATTCTGATGGATTATAGTTATCTCTGAATGCTGCTCACCTAAATGTATTAACTGCTGATTTACATTTGAGAGGTGTCCATTtatctgaaaatgaaaaatgattaaagatGCAGTCGCATGCTGTTTGTGAATCCACTTTAAATCTTCTTCTTTCCCTCTTTTGTTGGCTTATCGCCACCTTTCCAAGAGCCAAAAAACACAAGCTCGAAATTTATGGGGTTCGGATGAGTGTGCTCTCACTTTGCCCAgatttctcacctgtttcctggtctcagtctcttagctgaggatgaagagtgTGAAACACCTCCATCAGTCCTTTTTGTTCCTCTCTTAGCCTTTTACCGTCTTCATGCTAAAGCCTGTTAGCTTGTGGCGTCCCTGCTGTTTGTTCTCATCGGTTCTCTTATTGTTTTTATCGGCTGAAGAAAACGTTTCTTCGCTGTTAAAGAAGAAATGTCAGAACAACAGAGCTCACAGAATAATAACTGATCATCTGAAACATGTGGATCAGATCAAATCAAAGAAAACTGGACTCGTTTCTCTGTGATGAAGCCGTTTTATTAAAGGAAGTCAAAAGGACAAATATTTTTGAACATGAACTCTGGACTTTGTGCTGTTACAGGAAAACTGCCTCAGTTAGACCCTCGTATCAGTTTGACATTTTCTCCATCAGattccacagaaacacagaaatgaagacaaaagaaaacactttgCTGCTTCCTTCAGAGTCGTGTTTGCTGTGGAAATCTTGGCTGGTTCTCACATTAAAGCTGATGAAGGATCTCCTGATTCAGTTTCTGAACACCTCAGAACAGACTTCCTCATGTGTTGGTCGCTtcagaaaacagcaacaacatttgatctctgaaacaaatcaaagtcAGCGTAACTCCAGgattattttcccatttccaaagtgatgagatgtgaaaagagtctgtgataaaggaaggtctgctgattcctctgctgggctccatgaagtggaagagaaacaacaacatacagacacaccaACACCAGGATCCGACTGATATTTAGAGCTCAGAGAATCAAACTCCTGAtcagcagtgatatcctccatggctgcacagacacaggaaacagcagcaaataaacagcagaacagcagaGACATCACAGCAACAAGCTCACTAAATACATTTATTccactttacacaaactctgctGAGGATCCATAATTATAAATAATAATCCCAgcacagagcggctgagtgaatgtggtctggactctgtggaggagagtcatggttccagagatgctgtagaaggacagaattcctgctctgtgatccaggtacactcccactctggaggcccGAGGACCTGAGAGGGAGGTTTGCTTGCTGTTGTATATAAATGTATACCTGTCTGAGGAACAATAtaatgcccaagatttgtcattaaatccaaATACGCATTCAGTtcctcctgctctgctgatgttcttgtatgcgactgctacaccaacaactcctcctctcgtctccacctcccagtaacaacgtccagtcagactctctctgctcaggacctgaagaCACTCAGTGAATCTGTCTGGGTGATCAGAATAAGGCTGAAGTTGATCCATtattgtcacttttctgttcccctctgacagtaacagatatgtgtgtgctgtgtttggatccaatgtgatttcacatgaatatcttAAGAAGTCAGCTCTGAttgttggttctggttctggttctggttctgacagtaaaacatccacttcagcgactctcagtgagatgttggcccattcctctctcaggatgtcctgtagtttatctctgagctctgacacagctgctgtcacatcctcaaagtgcctcagaggacggatctggatgctggatgagtgtgtagcccccctgagtgctgccactgaggggcagctgtgcagaaactggctgtgatcctctgtgtgtgagagctgctgcagctcagcatctttcctcttcagctcagtgatctcctgctccagcttctcctgaagctctttgactcgactcccttcggcttcctgctgggatctgatctgctgcttcacatcagagcttcttttctggaggagacggatcagctcagcgaagatcttctggctgtgctcctctgttttatcagcagagcgatggatggcctccagctgctgctgaagcagcttcacatctttctctgcgtcctggattctctgctggatctgctgccgactcccctccagctctctctgcctctcagtcctttctgctgcagctgacactgtgtcgtggcctttatgttcctccacagagcagagataacagatgcacttctgatcggtacggcagaacatcttcatcacctcaccgtgatcagagcagatgttctcctggagcttcttggagggctccaccagcttgtgtttcctgaatggagctgaatcataatgaggctgaaggtgttcctcacagtaagaggccaggcagactaaacaggacttggtggctttcagcttcctcccagagcagacatcacaggccacatcttcagctccagcatagcagtgatcagcaggagcagcttggagtccagtcttcttcagctgctccactaaatcagctaacatggtgtttTTCCCCAGGACAGGCCTCGGTATGAAGGTtttcctgcactgagggcagctgtggatccccttctgatcctctccatcccagtggGCTTTAATACAGTtcctgcagtagctgtgtccacaggcgatagtcaccggatccttcagcagatccaggcagaTCGAACAGGAGAAGCTTTCTCggtccagctgaactcctttctgagccatttctcctctcagcAACAGTGACTGACTGAGTTTCACTTCCTGAAAACTGAAACTTATCTGAGCTCTGAGCAATGAATAACGTGTCGGTGCAGAGAACAGAACCGGTCGGTTCACTTTCTGTCGGTTACACCCATCATGAGCTGCAGatctgaaggggagggaacCAGGAAACATGTGGGCCGAGCGGAGctgctgtgtgtgagcaggaaATGAGTCCAAGCTGTGTCACAGCAGACTTCATGGTTAAAACACGGGTCGGTTCTTCT
Above is a genomic segment from Odontesthes bonariensis isolate fOdoBon6 chromosome 13, fOdoBon6.hap1, whole genome shotgun sequence containing:
- the LOC142397421 gene encoding tripartite motif-containing protein 16-like produces the protein MAQKGVQLDRESFSCSICLDLLKDPVTIACGHSYCRNCIKAHWDGEDQKGIHSCPQCRKTFIPRPVLGKNTMLADLVEQLKKTGLQAAPADHCYAGAEDVACDVCSGRKLKATKSCLVCLASYCEEHLQPHYDSAPFRKHKLVEPSKKLQENICSDHGEVMKMFCRTDQKCICYLCSVEEHKGHDTVSAAAERTERQRELEGSRQQIQQRIQDAEKDVKLLQQQLEAIHRSADKTEEHSQKIFAELIRLLQKRSSDVKQQIRSQQEAEGSRVKELQEKLEQEITELKRKDAELQQLSHTEDHSQFLHSCPSVAALRGATHSSSIQIRPLRHFEDVTAAVSELRDKLQDILREEWANISLRVAEVDVLLSEPEPEPEPTIRADFLRYSCEITLDPNTAHTYLLLSEGNRKVTIMDQLQPYSDHPDRFTECLQVLSRESLTGRCYWEVETRGGVVGVAVAYKNISRAGGTECVFGFNDKSWALYCSSDRYTFIYNSKQTSLSGPRASRVGVYLDHRAGILSFYSISGTMTLLHRVQTTFTQPLCAGIIIYNYGSSAEFV